One stretch of Cedecea neteri DNA includes these proteins:
- a CDS encoding methionine synthase: MKRLLPTSTAGSLPKPSWLAQPETLWSPWKLQDQELIEGKQDALRLSLHEQQLADIDIVSDGEQTRQHFVTTFIEHLDGVDFEKRETVRIRNRYDASVPTVVGAVARQKPVFVEDAKYLRKLTKQPIKWALPGPMTMIDTLYDNHYKSREKLAWEFAKILNQEAKELEAAGVDIIQFDEPAFNVFFDEVNEWGIATLERAIEGLKCETAVHICYGYGIKANTDWKKTLGSEWRQYEEAFPKLQTSNIDIISLECHNSHVPMDLLELIRGKKVMVGAIDVANHAIETPEEVANTLRKALQFVDAENLYPSTNCGMAPLPRQVARGKLHALSAGAEIVRREILGK; encoded by the coding sequence ATGAAAAGATTATTGCCTACGTCCACCGCCGGCAGCCTGCCTAAACCATCCTGGCTGGCTCAGCCTGAAACGCTGTGGTCGCCGTGGAAACTGCAGGATCAGGAATTAATTGAGGGTAAACAGGACGCCCTGCGCCTGTCGCTGCACGAACAACAGCTGGCCGATATCGATATCGTCAGCGACGGCGAGCAGACTCGTCAGCACTTCGTCACCACCTTCATCGAGCACCTGGACGGCGTGGATTTTGAGAAGCGCGAAACCGTGCGTATTCGTAACCGCTACGATGCCAGCGTCCCGACCGTTGTCGGCGCCGTGGCTCGCCAGAAGCCGGTATTTGTGGAAGACGCTAAGTATCTTCGCAAGCTGACCAAACAGCCGATCAAGTGGGCGCTGCCTGGGCCGATGACCATGATCGACACGCTGTATGACAACCACTACAAAAGCCGTGAAAAGCTGGCCTGGGAATTCGCCAAGATCCTGAACCAGGAGGCGAAAGAGCTGGAAGCCGCCGGGGTGGACATCATTCAGTTCGATGAGCCAGCCTTCAACGTGTTCTTCGACGAAGTTAACGAGTGGGGCATTGCCACGCTGGAACGCGCCATCGAAGGTCTGAAGTGCGAAACCGCCGTGCACATCTGCTACGGCTACGGCATCAAAGCCAACACCGACTGGAAAAAGACGCTGGGCTCCGAGTGGCGTCAGTACGAAGAGGCGTTTCCAAAGCTGCAGACTTCGAACATCGATATCATCTCGCTGGAGTGCCACAACTCTCACGTGCCGATGGATCTGCTCGAGCTGATCCGTGGCAAGAAAGTGATGGTTGGCGCTATCGACGTGGCAAACCACGCCATTGAGACGCCGGAAGAAGTCGCCAACACGCTGCGTAAAGCGCTGCAGTTCGTCGATGCCGAAAATCTCTACCCTTCCACCAACTGCGGCATGGCTCCGCTGCCGCGTCAGGTAGCCAGAGGCAAACTACACGCGCTAAGCGCAGGGGCCGAGATCGTTCGCAGAGAGATTCTGGGTAAATAA